The following coding sequences lie in one Paenibacillus durus ATCC 35681 genomic window:
- a CDS encoding ferritin-like domain-containing protein gives MYYQPYIIPQPALANWPYHRSSDMVIGLIQQSIQGERNDELFYDFLIKLAPTQQQKEVITGIRDDERKHRTMFRTLYTQLTGKAPAVADGAPEQLPASYLEGIEKALLGELKAFEKYRTIYLHINPQYRDWIFEIMTDEIKHASYYNWLYAKNK, from the coding sequence ATGTATTATCAACCTTATATTATTCCCCAGCCTGCGTTAGCCAACTGGCCCTACCATCGCAGCAGCGATATGGTGATTGGGCTTATCCAGCAATCCATTCAAGGGGAACGCAACGATGAATTGTTCTATGATTTTCTCATCAAGCTTGCGCCTACCCAGCAGCAGAAAGAGGTCATTACAGGCATTCGCGATGATGAGAGAAAGCATAGGACGATGTTCAGAACTTTATATACACAATTGACGGGCAAGGCTCCTGCCGTGGCGGACGGAGCTCCTGAACAACTGCCCGCCAGTTATTTGGAGGGGATTGAAAAAGCATTGTTAGGCGAGTTAAAAGCTTTTGAAAAATACCGTACGATCTATCTGCATATCAATCCCCAGTACAGAGATTGGATATTCGAGATTATGACGGACGAGATTAAACATGCAAGTTATTACAACTGGCTGTACGCCAAAAACAAATAG
- a CDS encoding cold-shock protein has protein sequence MTLYPKANTWAGGTGTGDEIPGIIPSIALSPRAPKKERVKAGPQRLRGIVKRFDTEKSFGFIGVKGGRDVFFHISAAGDSDTANFFPGERVVFERGEDKRGRVCATYVRLAE, from the coding sequence ATGACACTTTACCCAAAAGCAAACACATGGGCGGGAGGTACAGGGACAGGAGATGAAATCCCGGGTATTATCCCGTCAATCGCGCTAAGCCCACGCGCACCGAAGAAAGAACGCGTGAAAGCAGGTCCGCAGCGGCTTCGTGGCATAGTGAAGCGGTTTGACACAGAAAAGAGCTTTGGATTTATCGGAGTGAAAGGCGGAAGAGACGTCTTCTTCCACATTTCCGCCGCCGGCGACTCGGATACAGCGAACTTCTTTCCGGGTGAGCGCGTGGTCTTTGAACGCGGAGAGGATAAGCGGGGCCGGGTATGCGCGACATATGTCAGATTAGCGGAGTGA
- a CDS encoding YolD-like family protein has translation MGKKLEGNGLWESSRMMLPEHKQRILEEQRETLRREPPVLDEQKREEMERTLTLSLREHVRITVILFDSFEDVRLSGFVTSIHAHSREIKLQWADEWRWIGLDCIIDVYPG, from the coding sequence TTGGGTAAGAAACTGGAGGGAAACGGACTTTGGGAAAGCAGCCGCATGATGCTGCCTGAGCACAAGCAGCGGATTCTGGAGGAACAGCGGGAGACACTCCGCCGGGAACCGCCCGTGCTCGATGAGCAGAAGCGGGAAGAGATGGAAAGGACGCTGACGCTGTCGCTGCGGGAGCATGTCCGGATAACGGTTATTTTGTTCGATTCTTTTGAGGATGTGCGGCTGAGCGGGTTTGTCACCTCCATCCATGCCCACTCGCGTGAAATCAAGCTGCAATGGGCGGACGAATGGAGATGGATCGGGCTGGACTGCATTATCGACGTGTACCCTGGATGA
- a CDS encoding phage tail tape measure protein, translating to MDAVEVGAIKAKLTVDISNYTAGMDKAKQKSAELGHSAHQAQASFMGLNMALKDVGASSAQITRINDALRKANPELLRKQIAAVTDEMRKLGASAAEIDKVAKEIEKNALATNRTANEVKALGAAYIGLAVAMAAIITKSVQTAASFEQAMAKVKAITQATGAEFEKLREQAIQLGAQTVFSASQAADAQALLAQAGFKTKDVMTAMPGVLSLAAAGQMDLANTASIAASVLNGFRLETEETGRVVDVLAKASIDSNADISDLGLSMKYIAPVAANMGLSVEEATAAVEALSNAGIRGENAGTSLRAILLQLASPSQEAAFYMQKLGVSIQDSTGNVLPFAQIIGQMQGAFSRLTQAQQADVAATLVGQEAASGFLTLISNGQSTLESYTASLQNAGGTAEQVAGTQMDTLKGSINEMQSALESAGISVGDKFAPAVRIVTEQITGLINGFTNLSPPVQGAIIAFATAGPIVGGLIAVGVSLVAVLKEVAATSTVAAAGMTAFTASLPIIGAISLAISALAAGAAALAGKYAETKKAAEDFAAAQTSLNDALSKSPLTRTTGDLEDLRGRIEETTQALRDREAIERRIADLKSGNTRMDWRAGATELRKLNDELEAADKRLRDLGYASSEDAAGGIAKMNKAINDSVPALLQEERANLQAAAASNDRLTAIESSIASYKKLSSAQRLDAGQKEQLRSATAALVKQYPGLHTEMDKEGNLRITNINLAESQASAERSLLDGTLKVEKARIEQMERTTKAQKAAIEAQIANYQALLKTMNAVISASGSSALNDPDTLAAEKVYVHGQKRLDALYPEQNQVQSALNELEAQKSALTSGNLDAYSGRTTGPGVDLSKPKKQRTSKPKPKTEKPGKSPAEIAAELRKKLYDADLKTVQFQSDFYNLTAEKQIEKYEALKKKHAQFLKESVDDARTLSLQLKRLGEDSVQSRFEFSETTIDQEMKRMEDAGKSEKDMANQRLYLWTNVRKKYAADSDQYKKADEEVRQARKDLAQASAQEERDTYDKRAELIEKEIRQMEDAGKSDAEIAAFRVRKWQELRDKYKSNTEFYAQADEELYNARKDLTTKTVELAKDLVDAEKKAVESAKKAELDAIEAAKDADVEAIKKRKDEYISAQDAKIAAIDDLLAKEAELNTDADYETQLAQKNARIAELSSAVGPEGIVERERTIEERDRMVLEHERELRKRELESQKGALQDEKDTQAKAYEAEITAREQSYEREKADAEAQYDALLAAFESYSGDIQTIEAAIASFRVSSAAGANASILAGLDDFVSQYNAKMASVTAARAEAQEALDLARYNANKDSWAQAKSVGNTAEMARLQAENQAIRDKYGVPNDNGQKLQHFKDGGIVQGLQGQPVPIVAHGQEVVLNYRQQAALFDMLAVSTPRLASKEPAAPTYITQHIDLGVDEVTLTDKADITTFYDERTRALSRLQAMGVKE from the coding sequence GTGGATGCCGTAGAGGTAGGCGCCATAAAAGCGAAGCTCACAGTTGATATAAGCAATTATACTGCGGGCATGGATAAAGCAAAGCAGAAATCGGCAGAACTCGGCCACTCCGCACACCAGGCGCAAGCGTCGTTCATGGGGTTGAACATGGCGCTCAAGGACGTGGGCGCGTCCTCCGCTCAGATCACGCGGATTAACGATGCGCTCCGGAAGGCGAATCCGGAATTACTCCGTAAACAGATCGCAGCCGTTACGGACGAGATGCGTAAGCTTGGCGCGAGCGCGGCCGAGATCGATAAAGTCGCGAAGGAGATCGAAAAGAACGCGCTTGCTACGAACCGGACAGCGAACGAAGTCAAGGCGCTAGGCGCGGCCTATATCGGACTTGCCGTTGCGATGGCGGCGATTATTACGAAGTCCGTTCAGACGGCAGCATCATTCGAGCAAGCGATGGCGAAGGTTAAGGCGATTACGCAGGCGACCGGAGCCGAGTTCGAAAAGTTGCGTGAGCAGGCGATACAGCTTGGGGCTCAGACGGTGTTCAGCGCTTCGCAAGCGGCGGATGCGCAAGCCCTCCTCGCACAAGCCGGGTTTAAAACGAAGGACGTTATGACCGCCATGCCCGGCGTTTTATCGCTTGCCGCCGCTGGACAAATGGACTTAGCGAATACGGCCAGCATCGCGGCAAGCGTACTGAACGGTTTCCGCCTTGAAACGGAAGAAACAGGCCGCGTAGTGGACGTACTAGCAAAAGCGTCTATCGACTCGAACGCGGATATTTCGGACCTGGGTCTAAGTATGAAATACATTGCTCCGGTTGCGGCGAACATGGGCCTGTCCGTAGAAGAAGCGACGGCAGCGGTCGAAGCGCTGTCTAACGCCGGTATTCGTGGTGAAAACGCAGGCACGTCCCTTCGCGCTATCCTCCTGCAGCTCGCGTCACCGTCGCAGGAAGCCGCGTTCTACATGCAGAAGCTCGGCGTATCAATCCAGGACAGCACTGGCAACGTCCTCCCGTTCGCGCAAATCATCGGACAGATGCAAGGCGCTTTTTCCCGCCTGACACAAGCGCAGCAGGCCGACGTAGCCGCAACGCTCGTAGGCCAAGAGGCAGCAAGCGGATTTCTAACGCTCATCTCGAATGGACAGTCAACGCTCGAATCGTACACCGCGTCGCTTCAAAACGCAGGAGGAACGGCCGAGCAAGTTGCAGGGACGCAAATGGACACGCTCAAAGGTTCGATAAACGAGATGCAGTCCGCGCTTGAATCGGCTGGAATTTCGGTAGGCGATAAGTTCGCGCCAGCCGTCCGAATAGTCACGGAGCAGATTACGGGCCTCATCAATGGGTTTACAAATTTGAGCCCGCCTGTACAGGGCGCAATTATTGCGTTTGCTACAGCAGGACCGATTGTTGGCGGGTTGATAGCGGTCGGAGTTTCGCTTGTTGCCGTATTAAAAGAGGTTGCCGCTACTTCTACGGTGGCTGCTGCAGGTATGACCGCTTTTACCGCGAGTCTTCCGATTATCGGCGCAATCTCACTCGCCATTTCCGCATTAGCAGCGGGTGCAGCAGCGTTAGCCGGCAAGTACGCAGAGACGAAAAAAGCTGCGGAAGACTTTGCGGCGGCTCAAACGTCTCTTAACGACGCACTCAGTAAATCGCCATTAACGCGCACAACCGGCGACCTCGAAGACTTGCGCGGTAGAATCGAAGAAACTACGCAGGCACTTCGTGACCGTGAAGCGATCGAGCGCAGGATTGCGGACTTGAAGAGCGGTAACACCCGGATGGACTGGCGTGCAGGTGCGACAGAGTTACGCAAGCTGAACGATGAACTCGAAGCGGCGGACAAGAGACTGCGCGATTTAGGGTACGCAAGTAGTGAGGATGCGGCGGGCGGAATTGCGAAGATGAACAAAGCGATTAACGATTCGGTACCGGCGCTGCTGCAGGAGGAGCGCGCTAATCTACAGGCGGCGGCTGCAAGTAACGACCGTCTGACGGCGATTGAGTCGAGTATAGCTTCGTATAAAAAGCTGTCCAGCGCGCAGAGACTTGACGCCGGTCAGAAAGAGCAATTGCGGTCGGCGACGGCTGCGCTAGTTAAGCAGTATCCTGGTTTGCATACGGAAATGGATAAGGAAGGGAATCTCCGCATTACGAACATAAACCTCGCGGAGTCTCAAGCGTCAGCCGAACGCAGCCTGCTCGATGGTACGCTAAAGGTCGAAAAAGCCCGCATCGAACAAATGGAGCGGACGACGAAAGCGCAAAAAGCCGCGATCGAGGCGCAAATCGCGAACTACCAAGCGCTCCTCAAGACGATGAACGCTGTCATTAGCGCATCCGGAAGTTCAGCGCTAAACGATCCGGATACCCTTGCGGCCGAGAAAGTCTACGTCCACGGGCAGAAGCGCCTAGATGCCTTATATCCGGAGCAGAACCAAGTACAGTCGGCGCTAAACGAACTCGAAGCGCAAAAATCCGCGCTAACAAGCGGAAACTTGGACGCATACTCCGGCAGAACAACCGGTCCCGGCGTTGACCTATCGAAGCCTAAGAAGCAGCGAACGTCGAAACCGAAACCCAAAACGGAAAAGCCCGGTAAGTCCCCTGCCGAAATTGCCGCCGAACTCCGCAAAAAACTGTACGATGCCGACCTTAAAACCGTGCAGTTCCAATCTGATTTCTACAACCTCACGGCAGAAAAACAAATCGAGAAATACGAAGCTCTCAAGAAGAAGCACGCGCAATTCCTCAAAGAGAGTGTAGACGACGCCCGCACGCTCTCCCTACAACTTAAACGTCTCGGTGAAGATTCCGTACAGTCCCGTTTCGAGTTCTCCGAGACTACCATCGACCAGGAAATGAAGCGTATGGAGGATGCGGGAAAGTCGGAGAAAGATATGGCGAACCAACGCTTGTATTTGTGGACGAACGTTAGGAAGAAGTACGCCGCTGACTCCGACCAGTACAAGAAGGCCGACGAAGAGGTGCGCCAAGCCCGGAAAGACCTAGCGCAAGCCTCGGCGCAGGAGGAACGCGACACGTACGATAAACGCGCGGAGCTTATCGAAAAGGAAATCCGCCAGATGGAGGACGCCGGAAAATCTGACGCAGAGATTGCCGCGTTTAGAGTCCGCAAATGGCAGGAGCTTCGCGACAAGTACAAGTCCAATACGGAATTTTACGCGCAGGCTGACGAGGAACTATACAACGCACGCAAGGACTTGACGACTAAAACGGTCGAGCTCGCGAAGGACCTCGTAGACGCAGAAAAGAAAGCGGTCGAATCCGCAAAGAAGGCCGAACTTGACGCGATCGAGGCGGCAAAAGATGCGGACGTTGAGGCGATTAAAAAGCGTAAAGACGAGTACATCAGCGCTCAGGACGCTAAGATTGCCGCCATAGACGACCTCCTCGCGAAAGAGGCCGAACTCAATACGGACGCCGACTACGAAACGCAGCTCGCGCAGAAGAACGCACGCATTGCGGAATTATCATCAGCAGTCGGTCCGGAAGGAATAGTGGAACGAGAACGGACGATCGAAGAACGCGACCGGATGGTACTCGAACATGAACGCGAACTCCGCAAACGTGAGCTCGAATCGCAAAAGGGAGCGCTCCAAGACGAAAAGGATACGCAAGCCAAGGCGTACGAGGCCGAAATCACCGCGCGCGAGCAATCGTACGAACGCGAGAAGGCGGATGCCGAGGCGCAGTATGATGCGCTGCTCGCCGCATTCGAATCGTATTCAGGCGATATTCAAACGATTGAGGCCGCGATTGCGTCGTTCCGCGTATCCTCCGCAGCCGGAGCGAACGCCTCTATACTCGCGGGGCTTGACGATTTCGTTTCGCAGTATAACGCAAAGATGGCGTCAGTTACCGCAGCGCGAGCTGAAGCGCAGGAAGCGTTAGACCTTGCCCGCTATAACGCTAATAAGGATTCCTGGGCGCAAGCTAAATCGGTAGGTAATACGGCGGAAATGGCGCGCCTACAGGCGGAGAACCAGGCGATTCGTGACAAGTACGGAGTTCCCAACGATAACGGCCAAAAGCTACAGCACTTCAAAGATGGAGGTATCGTTCAAGGATTACAAGGCCAACCAGTCCCAATCGTCGCACACGGGCAGGAGGTTGTGTTGAACTACCGGCAGCAAGCCGCCTTGTTCGATATGCTCGCCGTATCCACTCCTCGTTTAGCCTCGAAAGAGCCGGCCGCTCCGACGTACATTACGCAGCATATCGACCTGGGCGTAGATGAAGTAACGCTCACGGACAAGGCGGACATTACTACGTTTTATGACGAACGGACGCGCGCACTGTCCCGGCTGCAAGCGATGGGGGTGAAAGAGTGA
- a CDS encoding YmaF family protein: protein MPKKRPTVKKTATSPKRAQRHVHEFEGSTQLAETGADRHNHRFAGVTGQAIRVGKTHVHEIDFERTDFLDHFHNLRRIRTGPAIPVGNGKHVHFVTGRTTLVDGHTHPFKFATLIESPLV from the coding sequence ATGCCAAAGAAACGGCCCACAGTAAAGAAGACAGCCACATCTCCTAAACGGGCACAGAGACATGTCCATGAATTTGAAGGCAGCACTCAACTGGCTGAAACAGGCGCAGACCGGCATAACCATCGCTTTGCAGGCGTTACAGGGCAAGCAATTCGGGTAGGAAAGACTCATGTTCATGAAATTGATTTCGAAAGAACGGATTTCCTGGACCATTTTCATAATCTGAGAAGAATTAGAACGGGACCGGCTATTCCGGTTGGAAATGGGAAGCACGTACATTTTGTAACCGGCCGAACCACATTAGTCGATGGTCATACACACCCATTCAAATTCGCAACATTGATTGAGTCACCTCTTGTCTAA
- the pyrE gene encoding orotate phosphoribosyltransferase: MSPLLNRSEQIASYLLKIEAVALRPQEPFTWTSGIKSPIYCDNRLTLSYPEIRSYIADAFAELIAAEYPGTEVIAGTATAGIPHAAWVADKLNLPMAYIRDKAKGHGKQNQIEGIIAPGQKVIVIEDLISTGGSSIKAAQAVKEAGGEPLAVLAIFSYELDRATDAFKEAGIPLQSLSNYSTLIDVALGQGKIVAGDVELLQSWRRDPSSFGN, from the coding sequence GTGAGCCCATTGCTGAATAGAAGTGAACAAATTGCATCTTATCTGTTAAAGATCGAAGCCGTCGCGCTGCGTCCGCAGGAACCGTTCACCTGGACTTCGGGCATTAAGTCCCCGATCTACTGCGATAACCGTCTTACCTTATCGTATCCGGAAATCCGCAGTTATATTGCCGACGCGTTCGCGGAACTGATTGCGGCCGAATATCCCGGCACGGAAGTCATCGCCGGAACGGCAACCGCCGGCATTCCGCATGCGGCCTGGGTCGCGGACAAGCTGAATTTGCCGATGGCCTACATCCGCGACAAAGCGAAGGGACACGGCAAACAGAACCAAATCGAAGGCATCATTGCACCCGGCCAAAAGGTCATCGTCATTGAAGACCTGATTTCGACCGGAGGCAGCTCGATTAAGGCTGCGCAGGCCGTGAAGGAAGCGGGAGGAGAGCCGCTTGCGGTGCTGGCAATTTTCAGCTATGAACTGGATCGTGCAACAGATGCATTCAAGGAAGCGGGCATCCCGCTGCAAAGCCTCTCCAATTACAGCACGCTGATCGACGTTGCACTGGGTCAAGGCAAAATCGTGGCTGGCGATGTCGAGCTGCTTCAGTCGTGGAGACGTGACCCATCCTCTTTTGGAAACTGA
- a CDS encoding tyrosine-type recombinase/integrase, which produces MARIKAVKADHSWESALGRFLEYKRAESLAEQTQNDYTQHVSRFMKRYPNAWSTSDRLAEAAFEYLAEDIAPSTYNNRLVYLRTFFNWCVERGIIGSNPIANIKKRKADPRIVNIDEKILRELLKLPDQDKYTGLRDYCLILITLDCGIRPSEAFRLLPVDFREKAAEICIPAKIAKARKSRTLPLSGMTVRAIRKLLLARPDEWGPDTPIFCTYEGRQMNRHTWGDRLELYSEQLGFRIRPYDLRHAFSLEYIRSGAGAFGLQKMLGHGGMEMTRRYVALANEDLKVEHAKASPLNKLAAVTKRNTIIKKRK; this is translated from the coding sequence TTGGCGAGAATTAAAGCGGTTAAGGCGGATCATTCGTGGGAATCAGCGTTAGGGCGGTTCCTCGAATACAAGCGCGCGGAAAGCTTAGCGGAGCAGACACAGAACGACTATACGCAGCATGTCAGCCGGTTTATGAAGCGCTACCCTAATGCCTGGTCAACATCGGACAGGTTAGCGGAGGCAGCGTTCGAATACCTAGCGGAAGATATCGCTCCGTCTACGTATAATAACCGTCTAGTCTATCTGCGGACGTTCTTTAATTGGTGTGTGGAGCGCGGCATTATCGGTTCAAATCCGATCGCGAACATTAAGAAGCGGAAGGCTGATCCGCGCATTGTAAATATCGACGAAAAGATATTGCGCGAGCTTTTAAAGCTGCCGGATCAAGATAAGTACACAGGACTCCGTGATTATTGTCTCATCCTTATAACGCTGGATTGCGGCATCAGACCGTCAGAAGCTTTCCGTTTGCTGCCAGTAGATTTCAGGGAAAAAGCGGCCGAAATATGTATACCTGCGAAGATCGCCAAGGCGCGCAAAAGCCGGACGCTGCCGCTATCGGGTATGACCGTACGCGCGATCCGTAAGCTGCTGCTCGCAAGGCCTGACGAATGGGGGCCGGACACGCCGATATTCTGTACGTATGAAGGCCGACAGATGAACCGCCATACGTGGGGCGATCGGCTGGAACTGTATAGCGAACAGCTCGGCTTCCGTATACGTCCGTACGACCTTCGGCACGCGTTCAGCTTGGAATATATACGCAGCGGGGCGGGGGCGTTCGGATTGCAGAAGATGCTCGGTCATGGCGGTATGGAGATGACGCGCAGATATGTAGCGCTGGCTAACGAGGATTTAAAAGTGGAGCACGCGAAGGCAAGTCCGCTAAATAAACTGGCGGCTGTCACGAAGAGGAACACGATTATAAAGAAACGTAAATAA
- a CDS encoding DNA methyltransferase, whose protein sequence is MSNSVLQLLAIQIRNSSQSRDVAVDFFGGSGFTLMTCEQLGRMPDDGA, encoded by the coding sequence ATGTCAAATAGCGTTTTGCAGTTACTGGCCATCCAAATCCGGAACAGCAGCCAAAGCAGGGATGTAGCCGTCGATTTCTTCGGCGGCAGCGGCTTCACGCTGATGACCTGCGAACAGCTTGGCCGGATGCCGGACGATGGAGCTTAA
- a CDS encoding helix-turn-helix domain-containing protein, which yields MNIDHTTVRRLRAVYRLSLAEMAVLLGVSESHLWRVEKGERAINDTMRRNCIEEFELSAGKLERLLAIYDETQLALTATRHVGNRHTSCG from the coding sequence ATGAACATCGACCACACCACCGTTAGAAGGTTGCGGGCGGTATACCGACTCTCCCTTGCGGAAATGGCGGTGCTGCTTGGCGTATCTGAATCGCATCTCTGGCGGGTGGAGAAAGGAGAACGCGCTATTAACGATACAATGCGCCGTAACTGTATTGAAGAGTTTGAATTGAGCGCCGGAAAGCTTGAAAGACTTCTCGCGATCTATGATGAAACGCAATTAGCGCTAACCGCCACACGTCATGTGGGTAACCGCCACACGTCATGTGGGTAA
- a CDS encoding GlsB/YeaQ/YmgE family stress response membrane protein, producing the protein MDLLWVLIIGGLIGWLSGNLIGRDVPGGLAGNIVAGFVGSWLGTELLGNRGPVVGGFYVVPSIVGAIVALLIFFAIARGDGYRRR; encoded by the coding sequence ATGGATCTGCTCTGGGTATTAATTATTGGCGGATTGATTGGATGGTTAAGCGGCAATCTGATTGGCAGAGACGTGCCGGGAGGCTTAGCTGGTAATATCGTAGCTGGATTCGTTGGATCTTGGTTGGGTACAGAATTGCTTGGGAATCGTGGACCGGTAGTAGGAGGATTTTATGTCGTACCGTCGATTGTCGGCGCAATAGTGGCGCTGCTTATTTTTTTCGCGATTGCGCGGGGGGATGGCTACCGAAGACGATAA
- a CDS encoding WGxxGxxG family protein — protein sequence MAGLACSTVLSMSLMGVGYAESTSVAEVGSVTSNAVETNSGMTANMYRGDQVTYHTGTTYTNDNTMTAPGRTGTAVTPLGTTRTGTYRATSVAPRTNYSNWGWLGLIGLFGLVGMRNRSGERR from the coding sequence ATGGCTGGCCTTGCGTGCAGCACTGTTTTATCGATGAGTCTGATGGGTGTCGGTTATGCAGAGAGTACATCTGTAGCCGAGGTGGGAAGCGTGACCAGTAACGCTGTTGAAACCAATAGCGGAATGACCGCCAACATGTATCGCGGCGACCAGGTAACCTATCATACCGGTACCACGTACACCAACGACAATACGATGACCGCACCGGGCCGTACCGGCACAGCCGTTACTCCGCTGGGCACTACGCGTACCGGCACATACCGCGCTACAAGCGTGGCACCCCGCACGAACTATTCCAATTGGGGATGGCTCGGTCTGATCGGTTTGTTCGGTCTGGTCGGCATGAGAAACAGAAGCGGCGAACGCCGTTAA
- a CDS encoding DUF1684 domain-containing protein, with translation MRFLFIQPEADGTVVLEFNYAFLPPCAFNQSLLFPCPLPPAQNRLQFPIEAGEQKPLLKDNQKA, from the coding sequence TTGCGTTTTCTGTTTATCCAACCCGAAGCAGATGGAACAGTCGTTCTAGAATTCAATTACGCCTTTCTGCCCCCCTGCGCCTTCAATCAGTCTCTGTTATTTCCTTGCCCGCTTCCTCCGGCTCAAAATCGACTTCAATTCCCGATTGAAGCCGGCGAGCAGAAGCCTTTATTAAAAGATAACCAAAAAGCCTGA
- a CDS encoding NucA/NucB deoxyribonuclease domain-containing protein, with translation MKVRRRKPKTYLLIIILLLLVLSYLAERNGWNFENPPASDSEVVQLIFPADEYPETAEHIEEAIDKGESRICTIDRGGAEENRKESLKGVPTKKSYDRDEWPMAMCQEGGTGADIAYISPADNRGAGSWIGNQLEQYPDGTRIELTIK, from the coding sequence ATTAAAGTGCGTAGACGAAAGCCAAAGACCTATCTTCTCATCATCATTCTGCTGCTTCTGGTGCTGTCTTACCTCGCCGAAAGAAACGGCTGGAACTTCGAGAATCCTCCTGCTTCCGATTCGGAGGTGGTGCAGTTGATCTTCCCGGCGGATGAATACCCGGAGACGGCAGAGCATATTGAGGAGGCCATTGATAAAGGTGAATCCAGAATATGTACGATTGACCGTGGCGGAGCCGAGGAGAACCGCAAAGAATCGCTAAAAGGCGTCCCTACCAAAAAGAGCTACGACCGCGATGAATGGCCTATGGCTATGTGCCAAGAAGGCGGAACGGGCGCGGATATCGCATACATATCACCGGCTGACAACCGCGGGGCGGGCAGTTGGATTGGGAATCAGCTGGAGCAATACCCGGATGGAACACGGATCGAACTCACTATCAAATGA
- a CDS encoding helix-turn-helix domain-containing protein yields MIRFSLDKLMKARGLEQKDIVEITEINRNTVKALANNANNRIDFPTLDKLCRKLGVKPGDLIEYIEDEEDRAE; encoded by the coding sequence GTGATTAGATTTTCGCTTGATAAGCTGATGAAAGCGCGGGGATTAGAACAGAAGGATATTGTGGAGATTACCGAAATCAATCGGAACACAGTCAAGGCGCTCGCTAACAACGCGAATAATCGTATAGACTTTCCAACGCTTGACAAGCTGTGCCGTAAGCTCGGGGTAAAGCCGGGCGACTTGATCGAATACATAGAAGACGAAGAAGACCGCGCCGAATAA